Proteins co-encoded in one Arachis hypogaea cultivar Tifrunner chromosome 13, arahy.Tifrunner.gnm2.J5K5, whole genome shotgun sequence genomic window:
- the LOC112732593 gene encoding uncharacterized protein: protein MAESVRESIKEQISMFDEKMISAQRAARRENWREFKKIFEEDRMRLLEPLDLFGNTAIHIATHSNSPNLLQELLEMLPRQERWRAMRMGNCVNNTLLHEIIFCTTVEMAGVVFKLEKELQQEEPYEPLVEVRNDSGESPLFRAAKLGKLKMLKYMAKHVVGDIRSHFVRFDRCSILHACILGQFFDVAIWLLKLDGNLAQHKDMDGLTCLQLLANMPLVFRSQTPSMGAVKNLMYYLLPDEGYEIDDDYDEKGEEEEESVVFRQKTDLESGPLDEAKQPVHQFAAFSRINYSIWKILAKEFNGIGHIWQKKKQHKLAECLAELLVQKDFSWQISFHSNFQPLIVLPILSSKLDRIKEIQLMKEKRQLVEIAHSRISKPLLKESISEASHFKNYTPLLMAAGSGIVEIVEKIIDMNPEAISHVSQDEHNVLHMAVKHRQLKIFNLIKRNSAFKSLIHRITGEGRTLLHQVARMEFYKEQRLPGVAFQLQDELRWYERVRRIVPPHYLMHCDKDGLTAKDVLEMEHQDMHKEAKSWIKETAQSCSTVAVLVATVVFAAAYTIPGGSQNGTPVFFGSRVFLFFTITDVVALVSSLASVVMFLSILTSPFELWDFYKSLPRKLSLGFALLFFSLVCTMLAFSATVLLTIRLDNKEWTSILFYCAGFLPVAIFAWMQFPLYKTLQKLVRRLCNGVKQLVPTTLINCFKRHKRY, encoded by the exons ATGGCTGAGAGTGTGAGAGAATCAATAAAAGAACAAATCTCTATGTTTGATGAGAAAATGATAAGTGCTCAAAGGGCTGCTAGGAGGGAAAACTGGAGGGAATTCAAGAAAATCTTTGAAGAAGATAGGATGCGATTACTTGAACCGCTTGACTTATTTGGGAACACTGCCATCCACATTGCGACTCACTCCAATAGTCCAAATCTCTTGCAGGAACTTCTGGAGATGCTTCCTCGACAAGAAAGGTGGCGCGCGATGAGAATGGGGAATTGCGTCAATAACACCCTTCTGCATGAGATTATCTTTTGCACAACGGTCGAAATGGCTGGTGTTGTGTTCAAGTTGGAGAAGGAGCTGCAGCAAGAAGAACCATATGAGCCCCTTGTAGAGGTAAGAAATGATTCTGGTGAATCCCCTCTGTTCAGGGCTGCTAAGCTTGGAAAGCTGAAGATGCTCAAGTATATGGCAAAACATGTGGTTGGTGACATAAGAAGTCATTTTGTAAGATTTGATAGATGTTCCATTCTTCACGCTTGCATTCTTGGTCAATTCTTTG ATGTTGCTATTTGGTTATTGAAATTGGATGGAAATTTGGCTCAACACAAGGATATGGATGGGTTGACATGTCTTCAACTTCTTGCCAACATGCCTCTTGTTTTTCGGAGCCAAACCCCCTCAATGGGAGCAGTGAAGAACCTTATGTATTATT TGCTTCCAGACGAAGGATATGaaattgatgatgattatgatgagaagggagaggaggaggaagagagtgTTGTGTTCagacagaaaacagatctagaaAGTGGTCCACTGGATGAGGCAAAGCAACCCG TTCATCAATTTGCTGCTTTTTCAAGGATCAACTATTCTATATGGAAAATTCTGGCCAAAG AGTTCAATGGGATTGGACATATTTGGCAAAAGAAGAAACAACACAAGTTAGCAGAGTGTCTGGCCGAGTTGTTAGTGCAGAAGGACTTCTCATGGCAGATTTCTTTTCATTCAAATTTTCAACCATTGATTGTGTTGCCAATTCTTTCCTCCAAACTAGACAGAATAAAAGAAATTCagctgatgaaggagaaacgccAGTTAGTTGAAATAGCTCATTCTAGAATCAGCAAACCTTTGCTCAAGGAATCCATTTCCGAAGCATCCCATTTTAAAAACTACACACCTCTTCTCATGGCAGCCGGTTCGGGAATCGTAGAAATTGTTGAAAAAATCATTGACATGAATCCTGAGGCTATTAGTCATGTTAGCCAGGATGAACACAATGTTCTACACATGGCTGTGAAGCACCGGCAGCTTAAAATCTTCAATCTGATAAAGAGAAATTCTGCATTCAAATCATTGATACACAGGATAACCGGGGAAGGTCGCACTCTCTTGCACCAAGTTGCTAGAATGGAGTTTTACAAAGAGCAACGGCTCCCTGGTGTGGCGTTCCAACTGCAAGACGAGTTGCGTTGGTACGAA AGAGTGAGAAGGATTGTTCCTCCTCACTACTTAATGCATTGTGACAAAGACGGCCTAACTGCAAAAGATGTTTTGGAAATGGAGCATCAGGATATGCACAAAGAGGCAAAGTCCTGGATAAAGGAGACAGCTCAATCATGCTCCACCGTAGCAGTTCTCGTTGCCACAGTTGTCTTTGCCGCAGCCTATACAATCCCAGGTGGGAGCCAAAACGGCACGCCAGTGTTCTTCGGCTCAcgagtcttcctcttcttcactaTCACTGATGTTGTGGCCCTTGTGAGCTCACTTGCCTCAGTGGTGATGTTCCTTTCAATCCTGACATCGCCGTTCGAGCTATGGGATTTCTACAAGTCCCTCCCAAGAAAGCTCAGCCTGGGATTTGCATTGCTGTTCTTCTCATTGGTGTGCACAATGCTGGCATTCAGCGCAACCGTTTTGCTGACGATTCGGTTGGATAACAAGGAATGGACTTCTATTTTGTTCTATTGTGCTGGATTCCTTCCTGTGGCTATATTTGCATGGATGCAATTCCCACTCTATAAGACTCTTCAAAAATTAGTTAGGAGGCTTTGCAACGGTGTTAAGCAGTTGGTGCCAACTACATTGATCAATTGTTTCAAAAGACACAAAAGATATTAA